A stretch of the Candidatus Zixiibacteriota bacterium genome encodes the following:
- a CDS encoding L-threonylcarbamoyladenylate synthase codes for MSREIKCDPVHPEDKTVQTIIAALNGKRIVVLPTETQYALSVRADASALEKIGRIKKRNLDLKPALFVKDMDMAEKFCMINKIARQLAEKFLPGPLTLVMPERKGQSFIPSEYKSELGFGLRLSSSPVIAAVMSGMDRPVTATSANISGQCGSSDINSIRQELGDAVDLYVNAGPCRAITPSTVLWVGDDTKILRPGMIPEREIEKALAEIN; via the coding sequence GTGAGTCGGGAAATAAAGTGTGATCCGGTTCACCCTGAAGATAAAACAGTTCAAACAATAATTGCGGCCTTAAACGGGAAAAGGATTGTTGTTTTACCGACCGAAACTCAATATGCTCTGTCGGTTCGAGCCGACGCATCGGCTCTGGAGAAAATTGGGCGGATAAAAAAAAGAAATCTCGATTTGAAACCGGCTTTGTTTGTAAAAGATATGGATATGGCCGAAAAGTTTTGCATGATAAATAAAATCGCCCGGCAGTTGGCGGAAAAATTTCTCCCGGGACCATTAACTCTGGTTATGCCGGAGAGGAAAGGTCAGAGTTTTATTCCTTCCGAGTATAAATCCGAACTCGGTTTTGGTTTGCGCCTGTCTTCATCGCCCGTAATTGCGGCCGTAATGTCAGGCATGGATCGCCCGGTAACGGCTACATCGGCCAATATCAGCGGTCAATGCGGTTCTTCGGATATTAATTCTATCAGGCAAGAACTAGGTGATGCTGTAGATTTATACGTTAACGCCGGGCCCTGTCGGGCCATAACGCCTTCGACGGTGTTGTGGGTTGGGGATGATACGAAAATTCTAAGGCCGGGTATGATACCTGAACGTGAAATTGAAAAAGCGTTGGCGGAAATCAATTAG
- the lon gene encoding endopeptidase La produces MRYMHNNEKLEIKPHLPVIPLRDVVVFPYMIYPLLIGRQMTVNALQEAMVRDKLIFLVAQKSPSVDRPTKSDLYSVGVISRVLQVMKLPNGTIKVLVEGLLRARLMSLKKTGGYQTARIHVIEPERNIEDTETEALARRVLDLFNDYVHLNRRIPNEVITQLANVSDHRRLADTISAQLVQKNNQKQHILESESIKEQLYSLIDLLTSEIEILKLEQRIDGTVRESLSRSQREYYLQQQMKAIKEELGQFDDTSNEIDELYLKLEELDPPEPVRARAEDEIKKLSRMHPYSAEAGVVRGYLDWILILPWNVRTQDRTNFKKVQKILDDDHYSLEKPKKRIMEHLAVLKMAGKVRGPILCLVGPPGVGKTSLGKSVARALDRKFVRMSLGGIHDEAEIRGHRRTYIGSLPGRIIQSIKKAGSANPVFLLDEVDKIGADFRGDPAAALLEVLDPEQNIAFSDNYLELDFDLSEVLFITTANTLHEIPIPLQDRMEIIRLPGYLEFEKVGIARQFLIPKIKEQLSIKHIGIKIPRKTLTSIIQDYTRESGVRELERKLTAIFRNITLKEVTRKKHRSYKLEPKDIVKLIGQPTYQFSEVPEKAEPGYAIGLAWTETGGEILPIEVALISGQHKLTMTGKMGEVMQESATAALTYIRANAERFGIDGKIINDTEIHIHIPEGAIPKEGPSAGITMIAAMISAFTGKSVTTNIAMTGEISLSGDIIPVGGLNEKLLAAKRVGINEIIVPYKNAKEISELPKDLTKGLKLRKVKKVNQALKIIFGPKFIKPVRKASTRKKGKM; encoded by the coding sequence ATGCGCTACATGCACAACAATGAAAAACTGGAAATAAAGCCGCATCTCCCAGTCATCCCTCTCCGCGATGTAGTGGTTTTTCCATATATGATATATCCTCTCCTGATCGGACGCCAGATGACCGTCAACGCCCTGCAGGAAGCGATGGTCCGGGACAAACTCATATTTCTCGTCGCTCAAAAAAGTCCCTCGGTGGACCGTCCGACCAAGAGTGATCTATATTCGGTCGGGGTTATCTCGCGCGTCCTTCAGGTAATGAAACTTCCTAACGGAACTATCAAGGTTCTCGTCGAAGGACTTCTGCGGGCCCGACTTATGTCTTTGAAAAAAACAGGCGGATACCAGACGGCCCGGATTCATGTCATCGAACCGGAGCGCAATATTGAGGATACTGAGACTGAGGCTCTCGCTCGTCGCGTGCTTGATCTTTTCAATGACTACGTTCACCTCAACCGCCGCATCCCCAATGAAGTCATAACGCAACTGGCCAATGTTTCCGATCATCGCCGTCTGGCCGATACGATTTCGGCCCAATTGGTGCAGAAAAACAATCAAAAACAACATATCCTCGAGTCCGAATCAATCAAAGAACAACTTTACTCTCTCATAGATTTATTGACCTCCGAAATCGAAATCCTCAAGCTCGAACAGCGCATCGACGGCACCGTCCGGGAATCATTGTCGCGGTCCCAGCGAGAATATTATCTCCAGCAGCAGATGAAAGCAATCAAAGAGGAACTGGGGCAATTCGACGACACTTCCAATGAAATCGACGAGCTTTATCTCAAGCTCGAAGAGCTCGATCCGCCCGAACCGGTCAGGGCTCGGGCCGAAGACGAAATCAAAAAGCTCTCGCGCATGCATCCTTATTCCGCCGAAGCCGGTGTTGTCCGGGGTTACCTTGATTGGATATTGATCCTGCCCTGGAATGTCCGCACCCAGGACCGCACCAATTTCAAAAAAGTTCAGAAAATACTCGATGATGACCATTATAGTTTGGAAAAGCCAAAAAAACGAATAATGGAACACCTGGCGGTGCTGAAAATGGCCGGAAAAGTTCGCGGCCCCATCCTCTGCCTGGTCGGCCCTCCCGGCGTCGGCAAGACATCGCTGGGTAAATCGGTGGCACGGGCGCTCGATAGAAAATTCGTACGCATGTCGCTCGGCGGCATACATGATGAAGCCGAAATCAGAGGTCATCGACGGACTTACATAGGTTCGCTTCCGGGAAGAATCATTCAGTCGATCAAAAAGGCGGGCTCGGCCAATCCCGTATTTCTCCTCGACGAAGTCGATAAAATCGGAGCCGATTTCCGCGGTGATCCGGCCGCGGCGCTTTTGGAAGTGCTCGATCCCGAACAAAATATCGCCTTTTCGGATAATTACCTGGAGCTCGATTTTGACCTTTCGGAAGTTTTGTTTATTACTACCGCCAATACTCTCCATGAAATTCCGATACCTCTTCAGGATCGTATGGAAATTATCCGCCTCCCCGGATACCTTGAATTTGAAAAAGTTGGTATCGCCCGGCAGTTCCTGATTCCCAAAATCAAGGAGCAGCTCTCTATTAAGCACATTGGTATTAAGATACCAAGAAAGACTTTGACATCGATTATTCAGGATTACACCCGCGAATCCGGCGTGCGTGAACTTGAACGAAAACTGACCGCCATTTTCAGAAATATCACTCTCAAAGAAGTCACCCGCAAAAAACACCGCTCATACAAACTCGAACCGAAAGATATTGTCAAATTAATCGGGCAACCGACTTATCAGTTTTCGGAAGTTCCGGAAAAAGCCGAGCCCGGTTACGCCATCGGCTTGGCCTGGACCGAAACCGGGGGAGAGATTCTGCCGATTGAGGTCGCTCTGATATCGGGACAGCATAAACTAACGATGACCGGCAAGATGGGTGAGGTCATGCAGGAATCGGCCACGGCCGCGTTGACCTACATTCGGGCTAACGCGGAACGATTCGGCATTGACGGCAAAATCATAAACGACACCGAGATTCATATTCACATTCCGGAAGGCGCCATCCCCAAGGAAGGACCTTCGGCCGGAATAACCATGATCGCGGCTATGATCTCGGCCTTCACCGGTAAATCAGTTACAACCAATATTGCCATGACCGGCGAGATTTCGTTAAGCGGGGATATTATTCCTGTCGGCGGGCTGAATGAAAAACTATTAGCGGCTAAAAGGGTCGGGATAAATGAGATTATCGTGCCGTATAAAAACGCCAAAGAGATTTCCGAGTTGCCCAAAGATTTGACTAAGGGCTTGAAACTGCGAAAAGTCAAAAAGGTTAACCAGGCCCTGAAAATAATCTTCGGCCCCAAATTCATAAAACCGGTGAGAAAGGCTTCGACGAGGAAAAAAGGAAAAATGTGA
- a CDS encoding low molecular weight protein arginine phosphatase, whose amino-acid sequence MSRFKVLFVCTGNTCRSAMAEGAMRVLLEGRGVDYIDVLSAGTGAIPGCPATLYAIEAAKTWHADISRHHSRPLSSELLEESDLILAMTSGHYRTIISVSPEAAAKTYLLKKFPETGDDGEGVPDPIGGSLDIYNHTFLEIGEELGRILPDIIELAKKKMGTTGADD is encoded by the coding sequence ATGAGCCGATTCAAAGTATTATTCGTGTGTACCGGTAATACTTGCCGGTCGGCAATGGCCGAGGGAGCTATGCGAGTATTACTTGAAGGTCGTGGGGTAGATTATATAGACGTGTTATCAGCCGGGACCGGAGCGATCCCTGGTTGCCCGGCGACACTATACGCTATTGAAGCCGCCAAAACCTGGCACGCCGATATATCCAGGCATCATTCCCGGCCGTTATCGTCTGAACTTTTGGAGGAGTCCGATTTGATTCTCGCCATGACATCGGGTCATTACCGGACGATAATTTCGGTGAGTCCCGAAGCGGCTGCTAAAACATATTTGTTGAAAAAATTTCCTGAGACCGGCGATGACGGCGAAGGTGTGCCCGATCCAATCGGCGGTTCGCTGGATATATATAATCATACTTTTCTGGAAATCGGTGAGGAATTGGGACGGATACTTCCCGATATAATTGAATTGGCAAAAAAGAAAATGGGAACAACCGGGGCAGATGATTAA
- a CDS encoding DUF3108 domain-containing protein: MIKTIIKNAIVFLLVVGGLTPLGYFARVQYGVAQDNVPDESKPAIDAPEEINRYIENNAFGVGEKLNFDIGYGFINAGTATMEVAQLIEFNNRPAYQIITTANSNKFFSSFYPVKDRVESIVDAIGLFSWKFDKNLREGKYRAHRKYEFDQINHSVVYKNDTIEVAPYVQDALSILYFIRTQKLEVGKSIFIDNFTDGKKYPLEVKIRKRETIKTKAGKFDCLVVEPILQSAGVFKHEGKLTVWMTADRLRLPVLMKSKVVVGSISAELTDYTLGQLEEF; this comes from the coding sequence ATGATTAAAACGATAATAAAAAATGCCATAGTTTTTCTGTTAGTCGTGGGTGGATTAACACCCCTTGGTTATTTTGCTCGCGTGCAATACGGAGTGGCGCAGGATAATGTTCCCGATGAGAGCAAACCGGCAATTGACGCCCCCGAAGAGATAAACAGGTATATTGAAAACAATGCTTTTGGTGTGGGCGAAAAGCTAAATTTTGACATAGGGTACGGATTTATAAACGCCGGTACGGCGACTATGGAAGTCGCGCAATTGATTGAGTTTAATAATCGACCGGCATATCAGATTATAACGACCGCCAATTCAAATAAATTCTTTTCCTCCTTTTATCCGGTCAAGGACAGGGTCGAATCAATTGTTGATGCCATTGGGCTTTTCTCATGGAAATTCGATAAAAATTTGCGGGAGGGAAAATATCGAGCGCATCGGAAATATGAATTTGATCAGATTAATCATTCGGTGGTTTATAAAAATGATACGATTGAAGTGGCTCCTTACGTTCAGGATGCCTTGTCCATCCTTTATTTTATTCGTACCCAGAAACTCGAAGTGGGTAAATCAATTTTCATAGATAACTTCACGGATGGAAAAAAATATCCTCTGGAAGTTAAGATTCGGAAACGCGAAACGATAAAAACCAAAGCCGGTAAGTTTGATTGCCTGGTGGTGGAGCCTATTCTTCAGTCGGCCGGAGTTTTTAAGCATGAAGGTAAACTTACCGTTTGGATGACCGCCGATCGGTTGCGCCTGCCGGTATTAATGAAATCAAAAGTTGTCGTGGGATCAATTTCGGCTGAATTGACCGATTATACATTGGGGCAATTGGAGGAATTTTGA
- the ftcD gene encoding glutamate formimidoyltransferase, giving the protein MAQLVECVPNFSEGRRPEVIDEIIREITSVDNIILLDKEMDPSHNRAVVTFVGPPMEAKEAAFRAYKKAAELIDMREHSGEHPRMGATDVCPFIPISDITVKECIQLAKELAQDVGEQLQIPVFLYEEAATISRRKDLAKVRTGEYEGLCEAIGSNPKKKPDYGPEKMNLKAGATAIGVRMFLVAFNVYLDTKDIKVAKKIAKAIRSRSGGFMYCKALGFEIEERNCVQVSMNLVNYKKTPIHRVFETIKLEAARYGVNVTSSEIVGLVPNDALVKAVDYYLRLENFSKDQIFEEKLIKSAEMQKSSVDEFFNEVAAATPAPGGGSVASAAGALGAALASMVSRLTVTKKKYKAVHDEISAILTRSEVLRGELAELIIKDKEAFERVMAAFKLPKDTEEEVKHRATVIEDANKGASLVPLKVARKSLEVLSLLKVVAEKGNENSITDSGVGALMAKAAMDGAILNVRINLSSLSDKDFVKKLSGEIEGYITRGETLADEVARIVEQKLINA; this is encoded by the coding sequence ATGGCACAACTGGTTGAATGCGTTCCCAATTTTTCGGAGGGGCGCCGCCCCGAAGTTATCGATGAGATTATTCGAGAAATTACTTCGGTAGATAATATCATCCTTTTAGATAAAGAAATGGATCCCAGTCATAATCGAGCGGTGGTGACTTTTGTCGGTCCGCCAATGGAAGCGAAAGAAGCCGCGTTTCGGGCCTACAAAAAAGCCGCCGAACTGATCGATATGCGCGAACATTCAGGTGAACATCCTCGTATGGGAGCTACCGATGTCTGTCCTTTTATTCCCATATCTGATATAACCGTCAAGGAATGTATTCAACTCGCCAAAGAGCTGGCCCAGGATGTCGGTGAGCAGCTTCAGATACCGGTCTTTTTGTACGAGGAGGCAGCAACCATTTCTCGGCGCAAGGATTTGGCCAAGGTCCGCACAGGGGAATATGAAGGATTATGCGAGGCAATCGGCAGCAACCCAAAGAAAAAACCTGATTATGGGCCGGAGAAAATGAATCTCAAGGCGGGTGCGACGGCAATTGGAGTTCGGATGTTTCTGGTCGCGTTCAACGTCTATCTTGATACCAAAGATATTAAAGTCGCCAAAAAGATAGCCAAAGCGATCAGGTCTCGCTCGGGCGGATTCATGTATTGCAAGGCACTCGGATTTGAGATTGAGGAGCGCAATTGCGTTCAAGTTTCGATGAATCTGGTCAATTACAAAAAGACGCCGATTCATCGGGTCTTTGAAACGATCAAGCTCGAGGCGGCTCGGTACGGCGTTAATGTTACGTCTTCCGAAATAGTCGGATTGGTTCCCAATGACGCCCTGGTTAAGGCGGTTGATTACTATTTGCGTTTGGAGAATTTTTCCAAGGATCAGATATTTGAAGAGAAGCTAATAAAGTCGGCCGAGATGCAAAAGAGTTCAGTCGATGAATTTTTCAATGAAGTTGCTGCGGCGACTCCGGCTCCCGGCGGCGGATCGGTGGCATCGGCGGCCGGAGCTCTCGGAGCGGCTCTGGCTTCAATGGTCAGCCGCTTGACGGTGACAAAGAAAAAATACAAGGCGGTTCATGATGAGATTTCGGCTATTCTTACGCGCAGTGAAGTTTTGCGCGGGGAACTGGCGGAATTGATAATTAAAGATAAAGAGGCTTTTGAACGGGTTATGGCCGCTTTCAAGCTGCCTAAAGATACCGAAGAAGAAGTCAAACATAGGGCTACTGTGATAGAAGACGCCAACAAGGGGGCTTCTTTGGTACCGCTGAAAGTCGCCAGAAAATCACTTGAAGTATTATCTCTTTTGAAAGTTGTCGCGGAAAAAGGGAATGAGAATTCCATAACCGATTCGGGAGTAGGCGCTCTCATGGCCAAGGCAGCCATGGACGGAGCCATCTTAAATGTTCGTATTAACCTTTCCAGTCTTTCGGATAAAGACTTTGTCAAGAAACTTTCCGGCGAGATTGAGGGTTATATAACGCGAGGAGAGACGCTGGCCGATGAAGTAGCGCGTATTGTTGAGCAGAAATTAATTAATGCCTGA
- a CDS encoding sugar phosphate nucleotidyltransferase yields MADFLEERCPLIYSVIMAGGKGERFWPLSNESRPKQLLSITDDKCMLEVTIKRIDEFIPIEHTVVVAGENIKDAILVRCPLIKEENMLCEPSGRNTCLAIGYAAVHLQKRDPEGIMVVLSADHLIQPAEKLIATIRAGTKIAAKQDNLITIGIVPSRAETAYGYIELSDEKYEVDGISVCKVSAFKEKPRPTVAQQYYYGRKHLWNSGMFIWSVSSILKAFEKHMPEMHQQLMEYSRHIGKSSEKKTRKKLYDDAEPVSIDIAILEQADNVLTLQGKFTWDDIGSWLALQRFKNTDKENNVVIGKAVLAGTFESTIVNDTGGLVATLGVSDLVVVRTGDVVLVAHKTHLDKIKGLLDKIASDEDLRKFL; encoded by the coding sequence TTGGCCGATTTTTTAGAGGAGAGATGTCCGTTGATTTATAGTGTCATTATGGCCGGAGGAAAAGGAGAGAGGTTTTGGCCTCTGTCGAACGAATCCCGACCCAAACAGCTATTGTCGATTACCGACGATAAATGTATGCTGGAGGTTACGATTAAGCGGATTGATGAATTTATACCCATTGAGCATACGGTTGTCGTCGCCGGCGAGAACATCAAGGACGCGATTCTGGTTAGATGTCCACTTATAAAAGAAGAGAACATGCTGTGCGAGCCATCCGGGCGCAATACCTGTCTGGCGATAGGGTACGCCGCTGTTCATTTACAAAAGCGTGATCCTGAGGGAATCATGGTTGTTCTGTCGGCTGACCATTTAATTCAACCGGCCGAGAAGCTGATAGCGACTATCAGGGCGGGAACAAAGATTGCCGCCAAACAGGATAATTTGATTACGATTGGCATAGTTCCCTCGCGCGCCGAAACAGCATATGGTTATATCGAACTGAGTGATGAGAAATACGAAGTGGATGGGATCTCGGTTTGCAAAGTATCGGCCTTCAAGGAAAAACCGCGACCTACCGTGGCACAGCAATATTATTACGGACGTAAACATCTGTGGAACTCGGGAATGTTTATCTGGTCGGTGAGCTCGATCTTAAAAGCCTTTGAAAAGCATATGCCGGAGATGCATCAGCAGCTAATGGAGTACTCCAGGCATATCGGGAAGAGCAGCGAAAAGAAGACGCGAAAAAAACTCTATGATGACGCCGAACCGGTATCGATTGATATCGCGATTCTGGAGCAGGCCGATAATGTCCTGACCTTACAGGGTAAATTCACCTGGGACGACATTGGCAGTTGGCTGGCTTTGCAGCGATTTAAAAATACTGATAAAGAAAATAATGTCGTTATTGGCAAAGCGGTGCTGGCTGGTACATTTGAATCCACGATTGTAAATGATACCGGCGGTTTGGTGGCCACGCTGGGCGTGTCAGATTTGGTGGTCGTCCGTACCGGCGATGTTGTTTTGGTGGCTCACAAAACTCATCTGGATAAAATAAAAGGCTTGCTGGATAAAATCGCCTCCGATGAAGATTTGAGGAAATTTCTGTAA
- a CDS encoding pentapeptide repeat-containing protein gives MPEEIKTCQGQIWDPSIYTFKTCNRPLYDDKHCICHSDDPDKDIEKFRTEVQKQLDREDYHDFTEFVFPKDFNFRETEFKHDVYFRLAKFGGKADFYSAKFDGDANFYHAKFDGDANFYHAEFGGEASFYEAEFGGEASFYEAKFGGEAYFLSTKFDGQANFGEAKFGGNANFWNTKFDGEIDFRWAGFGGKADFISATFKKTVNFKWMSLSEKTIVRFDGENNKKDEPVFQDTADFSSIRIPEDAEIVFRKINLSKCEFLETDLTKVEFIDVNWAKTGGIFKWFKTNAVYDAVKNGKNGKYDYDLIAQLYRRLQINYIGKCFYSEAGDFHIGEQEMARKGKGEFSRFFCTNMFYKLISYYGESFILPLFWLALILILFPALFLYSGIDLQSSSEPAKNNPPVVRYEFSPNPADCFLLTENYKKAFYKNFSFISFNRSEIDKCLVSLDMRFFANLEIIIVIVLLSFFVLALRRPYKRHI, from the coding sequence ATGCCGGAAGAAATAAAAACATGCCAGGGGCAAATTTGGGATCCTTCTATTTATACATTTAAAACCTGCAATCGTCCTTTGTATGACGATAAACATTGTATCTGTCATTCGGACGATCCCGATAAAGATATAGAGAAGTTTAGAACTGAAGTACAGAAACAGCTTGATAGAGAAGATTACCACGACTTTACCGAATTTGTATTTCCTAAAGATTTTAATTTTAGAGAAACAGAGTTTAAGCACGATGTATATTTTAGACTTGCCAAGTTTGGCGGTAAAGCGGACTTCTATTCTGCCAAGTTTGACGGTGACGCGAACTTCTATCATGCCAAGTTTGACGGTGACGCGAACTTCTATCATGCCGAGTTTGGCGGTGAAGCGTCCTTTTATGAAGCCGAGTTTGGCGGTGAAGCGTCCTTTTATGAAGCCAAGTTTGGCGGTGAAGCGTACTTCTTGTCCACCAAGTTTGACGGTCAAGCGAACTTCGGGGAAGCCAAGTTTGGCGGTAACGCGAACTTCTGGAATACCAAATTTGACGGTGAGATAGACTTCAGGTGGGCCGGGTTTGGCGGTAAAGCGGACTTCATATCTGCTACTTTTAAAAAGACAGTTAATTTTAAATGGATGTCTTTAAGCGAAAAAACAATTGTTAGATTTGATGGTGAAAATAATAAGAAAGATGAACCGGTATTTCAGGATACAGCTGATTTTTCAAGCATTAGAATTCCCGAAGATGCGGAAATTGTTTTTAGAAAGATCAATCTGAGTAAATGCGAATTTCTGGAAACAGATTTAACGAAAGTTGAATTTATTGATGTAAATTGGGCCAAGACCGGAGGGATTTTTAAATGGTTTAAGACCAATGCCGTATATGATGCGGTTAAAAATGGTAAAAACGGTAAATATGATTATGACCTGATTGCTCAGTTGTACCGCCGCCTCCAAATTAACTATATCGGTAAATGCTTTTACAGTGAAGCCGGTGATTTTCATATTGGCGAACAGGAGATGGCCAGAAAAGGCAAAGGCGAATTTTCGCGATTTTTCTGTACAAATATGTTCTATAAACTGATTTCCTACTATGGCGAGAGCTTTATCCTTCCCCTGTTTTGGCTGGCTTTAATTCTGATACTGTTTCCGGCTTTATTTCTCTACTCGGGAATTGATTTGCAATCATCGAGTGAACCGGCAAAGAACAATCCCCCGGTCGTTCGTTATGAGTTTTCGCCCAATCCCGCCGACTGTTTTTTGCTGACAGAAAATTACAAAAAAGCATTCTACAAAAATTTCTCCTTCATATCGTTTAATCGCTCTGAAATAGACAAGTGTCTCGTGAGTTTGGATATGAGGTTTTTTGCCAATTTGGAGATAATCATAGTGATTGTTCTTTTATCATTTTTTGTCCTGGCCCTAAGACGGCCGTATAAACGTCACATATAA
- a CDS encoding radical SAM protein — MKIALIAMSGIRVADTELLEMGLTLPGFVERSKIIASLPSLGLLTLAGMTPKSHQVDYYEIADLQENIKGNSIPQDYDLVAISSYGAQINEAYLLGDIYHKNNTPVVMGGLHVSFVPKEAIAHCDAVVIGEGELSWPDVLKDAENKSLKPFYGSIDEEYDLNDAPLPAFGLLDIDKYNRLTIQTSRGCPHQCEFCASSTLLTDKYKQKPAEKVLAEIDAILEIWPKPFIELADDNTFINISYWRELLPEIKKRNIRWFTETDISIAKHPDLLELMRESGCAQVLIGLESPLEPPLDGLEIRSNWKMKQWTKYKDAIRTIQSHAISVNGCFVLGLDGQMPEIFDTVFDFVEDSDLSEVQITIQTAFPGTPLYKRLQSEDRIIEENAWHKLSLFDVNFIPKNMSLTELRSGFHSLAEKIYSEEVTQKRREKFKSQLRQYIKKHK, encoded by the coding sequence ATGAAAATTGCCCTTATAGCCATGAGCGGTATCCGTGTCGCCGATACCGAGCTTCTCGAAATGGGTTTGACGCTGCCCGGTTTCGTAGAGAGAAGTAAAATTATCGCGTCGCTTCCCAGTCTGGGTCTTTTGACCCTGGCCGGCATGACCCCAAAATCACACCAGGTCGATTATTATGAAATCGCCGACCTGCAGGAAAACATCAAAGGCAACTCCATCCCCCAGGATTACGACCTTGTTGCCATATCCAGCTACGGCGCCCAGATAAACGAAGCTTATCTGTTGGGCGACATCTATCACAAAAACAATACTCCGGTTGTCATGGGCGGGTTGCATGTCAGCTTCGTCCCCAAAGAAGCCATAGCCCATTGCGATGCGGTTGTCATCGGCGAAGGCGAATTGAGTTGGCCTGATGTTCTTAAAGACGCCGAGAACAAATCTCTCAAACCGTTTTACGGGTCGATTGACGAGGAATATGATTTAAACGACGCGCCTCTCCCGGCCTTCGGACTGCTGGATATTGACAAATACAATCGCTTAACGATTCAGACCAGTCGCGGCTGTCCGCATCAATGTGAATTTTGCGCCAGTTCGACTCTGCTCACCGATAAATACAAACAAAAACCGGCCGAAAAAGTCCTGGCCGAAATCGATGCCATCCTCGAAATCTGGCCCAAACCGTTTATTGAATTAGCCGACGACAACACGTTTATTAATATCTCCTACTGGAGAGAATTATTGCCCGAAATTAAAAAACGCAATATCCGCTGGTTTACCGAAACCGATATATCAATCGCCAAACATCCGGATTTGCTGGAACTGATGCGCGAAAGTGGATGCGCCCAGGTGCTTATCGGACTCGAAAGTCCGCTCGAACCGCCTCTTGACGGCCTGGAAATCAGAAGCAACTGGAAAATGAAACAATGGACCAAATACAAAGACGCTATCCGGACGATTCAATCGCATGCCATCAGCGTCAACGGCTGCTTTGTCCTAGGGCTTGACGGCCAGATGCCGGAAATTTTCGATACTGTTTTTGATTTCGTCGAGGATTCTGATTTGAGCGAAGTCCAGATCACGATTCAGACCGCCTTCCCCGGAACGCCTTTGTATAAAAGACTCCAGTCGGAAGATAGAATCATCGAAGAAAACGCCTGGCACAAACTGAGCCTGTTTGATGTCAATTTTATCCCCAAAAATATGAGCCTGACAGAGCTTCGGAGCGGGTTTCATTCGCTGGCGGAAAAAATATACAGCGAAGAAGTGACTCAAAAACGCCGCGAGAAATTCAAAAGTCAGTTGCGCCAATATATAAAAAAGCATAAATAG
- a CDS encoding SPOR domain-containing protein, translating into MSVKYIITIIFAFGLLIISQSCTKRTSTVSEPAEQTASGVPLDPMAGAIDREVVPEVYPIYVSAAPDAGDSLVSPVDITYNKFDSLQSQISPTDVYRVQIFTSRLYTEARKEKAIADEIFNLPVYLDYEVPYYKLRVGDFAKREEAENMIPEIRSIGYRSAWVARVNLRVRPAPDIMIDEEPILPTPEADSAKVLEEGVIEDLEDER; encoded by the coding sequence ATGTCTGTCAAATATATTATAACAATTATCTTCGCTTTCGGTTTACTCATTATCAGCCAATCATGCACAAAACGTACTTCCACCGTTTCTGAACCGGCCGAGCAAACGGCCAGTGGCGTACCATTAGATCCAATGGCTGGTGCGATAGATCGTGAGGTTGTTCCGGAAGTCTATCCAATCTATGTGTCTGCCGCACCTGATGCGGGGGATTCATTAGTATCTCCGGTTGATATTACCTATAATAAGTTTGACTCGCTTCAGTCGCAAATATCACCGACCGACGTTTATCGGGTGCAGATATTTACTTCTCGATTATATACCGAAGCCCGTAAGGAAAAAGCGATTGCCGATGAGATTTTCAATCTCCCGGTATATCTCGATTACGAGGTGCCCTATTATAAGCTCCGGGTGGGTGATTTTGCCAAACGAGAAGAAGCCGAAAACATGATACCCGAGATTCGTTCCATTGGTTATCGCAGCGCCTGGGTAGCGAGAGTTAATTTACGGGTGCGTCCAGCTCCGGATATTATGATAGATGAAGAGCCAATTTTGCCCACTCCTGAAGCCGATTCAGCCAAAGTATTAGAAGAAGGTGTGATTGAAGACCTGGAGGATGAGCGGTGA